The genomic segment tTTCAGTTTTGAGTCTTGCAGTTCTGCAGTCATCAGTTTTTTTGACTGATGCATCTGCAGTTTGGGAAAAGATAACTTGGCTTCCTTGGAGCTTTATTAGTTATCTCGTTATCTTGATCTTTGAAATACTTGCATATCCAAGTACTAATATTTAAACCTCTGATAGCTAACAAAGGCTCCTACCTGACATTTAGCCTAACATGACCCAACTTGTACCAGGCATTTTCGTCACTACCTAGTtagttttagttcagtttctagagattttagttatttatgtttttcattattctactttctttctttctctttgagtGTGTGACTTTGCTGCAATTTTCCATTTGGAAAGTACTCCAACTACAGTATCTTTCTTTGTTAGCAATGTTTATAACTGTGATGAATTTACTTTTGAGTTTAAGATTTACGAGGTGTTTACATGACTTTGTCTACCACCTAAATACAGTCACACCTGTGGCTTAAAATGTTTGACCCACTGAGGTGACAGGTGTACACCTCCGTGAGGAACTTACCCTGAGTGCTGACGACTCTCCTTCTTTAGCCCTGTCCATAGAAACAGACCGTTTATTCTCGAACATCTTGACTCTGTTAAGCACCGACTGTGGTTTCATGGCCGGGTCCTCATCCAGGTCTTCCCGGGGCGGAGGAGGGAGCGGTTTGGAGCCCGGAGTGATTGCTGGCTCACCTGGGGATGGCAGGGTCTCTGGTTTAGGAGGGGAAATTGTGGATTCAGAGTTCATCATAGGCTCATGCATCCCTGGCTTATAGCCCCGGTTTGGAGGCCCAGGAATGTAGGTGGGCCTCAGACCAGAATCACCGTAATACTGCTTTGGTGCCTCTGGCGATCGAGGTGAATTAATGGGGAAGCTGTGAGGTTCTGCCTCATAAGGAGAGCGGGCTTCATAGCCAGCGGGGGGTGGGGGTTCATCATAACGAATGGGCCCAGGTTTACTGTGGCGGGGTCTGCCATCGTAGCCCACTGGTGGGGCCTCATCGTAGCGCGGCTGAGGGGGGCTGTAATCCCTCCCTGGTGCATCCTCATAGGGGGACCGGGGGTTGTAGCCCATGGGTTGCTGGTGGCCCGGCTGGTACCCTGCGGGCTGGGAGGACGAGGTCTGCTGGTCATATGGGGGCCACTGTTCGTTGTAATGAGGCACACGGTTGTCGTAGTGCAGGTGAGAGTCGGTGTTGTGAGGCTTTGGTTCTGTGTAGCCGCCTCCATCGTATCCGTAAGGCGGGTGGTCATATTCGCGGTATGGCTGTTTGTCCTGATACGGCGGCTGGTGACTGTAGCTCATAGACGGCTTCAGGCCATGGTTTATTCGTACAGGGTCCTCCATATTGTACAGATCTTTCTTGTACATCTGTGAAGAAACAGCAGTAAATTAATACATCCATCATATCGTCATCATTTTGAGCTTTTAACAACCACCATGTTGAAGGACAGAAAGCAGTCAGGGAAAAATGCTTTCCCAACACCAGATTAAGAATAATTACAAGATTAAATTCAAGACAATATtggaaaataaactgaaacctTGAGGAACTGAACATGTCTAACATTAACCAAAACATTAGAACATAAATCCTTCTAccatttaattaaacaaatgtcAATTCAAAGCAAACCTTTGTCCATTATTCAAAAACAGTTCTGAATGCCTGTTTGACAAGATGCCTCTCaagaatgataataataatccataTGAACACAACTGGGttttacacattaacacattttataaaatagtGAACTAACAGCAGCAATTTGCACATTTCTGAAAGGCCTCATTTCAAACATATGATGTGTAGCCTGTAGACAGCTATCTAGTTACAGTACTTCCTATGGAAGAAGGTTGATTTGTTGGCATCTACTCAGGACAAAACTACTAAACTGAAGACACAATGCAGTGTGCTGATGTAAGTTTGTTTTTCCATAGGGAGAATTGCTTGATGGAAATAATTACCAAGAGTACTGTCTGCAGGTTAGCTTTCATCATGCAACCAACATTCAGTTTGCGTCTAATGCAACGTCAAACTACTGGCACTACAACAGACGACACATCTACCACTACGATGCCACTGTAAGTGCTACTATCGTTCATCTACAGAAGAGAGTTAAAGCTGAAAGGAACCCAAAAAACATTAGGAGCCATGCAAAGGAAGTAAGAGGCAACAGTTAGGGCTGGTTGTGGATTTCTTCACCCTGGTCAAAGACTCAGATGTACCAGTCCTTCTGGTCTCCCAGCCCACTGTGGTGCATGTGGACTAGTCTGTCGCACATTTTCTCTGGGAGCCAGAGGCACACAGTGGGCTCAGTGAGTCACACAGTGTGGGCATGTCATGCAGAGAGCGAGTGGAAAGCATGTGCGAGAAGACAGGCAGTTAAAACAGCAGGCTGGGGCCCAGGCCCGGTCCGAGTGGCTGGTGAAACAGCGGGTACCTTTGGTTCTGGACCAGGCGGTCCAGACGGGTGGGGTtcatgtggtggtggtgggggctgAATAAGCTCAGGGGCAGGGCTGGGGCTGCTAAGTGAGTCAGCCTGAGGAGCTGCGGCTGCAGCAGGTGGCTCCTCTAGGTGCATACCCTCTAGCTGTACAGGCTGCTCAACAGCAGGGGGCGCTACCACCGTCGGAGGCAACGAGGGCATGGGCAGAGCAGCCTCATCTTGCTGTGAAGTATTGTTAAGAGACATTTATAACACAGCCTGCCAAGggcacacaaagtacagctcaCCCCAACACCATGATCTTCTTCCTTACACTGAATCAGTTTTACACCAGCACCACCACTTGCAAAAATGTGGTTAGAATACATAACATACCAGTAGCTTCTAAAACATATTCTTTTCTTAGCAAAGGACATTTAATCTTAACAAAGGTCAGGGCacaacactgaacacaaaggAGCTATTCCTCTGCTCTGCAGTCATATACTTTTAGCCATACATCCATCTCTGATGGGGGCAGCCTGCAGTGGTCTGCCTGCAAAGCTAGGTATGACTTTACCTGTTGCGGAACAGCCATCTTGAACCCAGCAGGGTCTATGCGACTGGCTGGGTCGGGCTGCACAGGGTGCTGGTATCCAGGGTAACCAGGGGTGTCCTGAATTACAGGTGGGTCTTCTCGCACAGGCTCGGAAGAGCGGGTGATGGCAGGCTCCGTGGGCAGACCAACCTCGTCATTCAAAGTCTCGTCTAGTTCCTGGTCTGTGTACGCTCCACCCTCCGTGTCTGTGTCCTCATAGTCAGAAGTGTGGCGGCTGTCTGTGCTATACATGGAGTATTCACTACCTGGCGCTGACAGGTAGGACAGACGGTCGTCGTGGATATCCAAGTCATCCTCTGTAGTGCCGTCCGcctgagcagagcagagaaatgATCATCTCGTGTCGCTCAGTCAGACTGACTCAAAAGATATTGTTCAACGAAATGGAATGACAAAACCTAACAGGCCCGTCTCTCACCTTGCCCTCTGACACCCACACTAACTGGTTCTGCTGTTGCTGGATTGTTTCTTTCAGAGCTCCGTACCAGCCGTCATTCATATTGTTCAAGTTGATAGTGGCTAAGAGAGAATATTTTTGGGTCACAATCACTTCAGcaagaataaaacatgtaaaagagACAATATACATTTGAAATTTACTGTGTTTTAACACTCTCTGCCCACTCACTGGTGAACAGGTGGTGATTATTCTTCCTCAGTTTGATGGCTCTCTCATAGAGCTTCCTGGCGCTCTTCCTGGACTCTGGACACAGTCTGGTCCTCATGTTCTTCACACCCTGTTTATTATCAGGATTTAGGAAGACTACAATCGGATACCACTGAGCATAGTTCAGCCTGTCCACAGCGTTTGGGGTGATGTCCAGCACAGCGTGTTTGTCCTTCATGAGATAAAGACGGGAAAGATTAGGGATGAAAAATAtatctgtgacaaaataatctaaaaaccTACAATGCATTTTATATGATAAAAGGAGGCATACTCACTCTGTCAATGATCTGCTTGATGGTGTGAAGGCGAATGATTCCTGAACTACGCTGGTCTGTTCCTGCATCTCTCGGTTCACTCTCTGGAGACAAGGTCAGAGGGATTTATGTAGAAAACAGGTTTACTGTCAGTTGATGTTATCTTCAATATATGaacaatataatacatacaaacatacttGCAAGCTCAAAAAGATCTGGCTCTTCTCTGGAGAGTTTTTCTCGAGCAACATCAGCAATGGGCCCAAATATCACCACAGGTCTCAGGAAACcagctgaacaaaaaaaaaaaaaaaaatatatatatatatatatatacacattatcaGACTCAGAACACAGCTTTAGTCTCACATTGATCAGATCGGTCAGATCCCTCACCCTCTCTCAATACAACTCTTTCATAAGCCGGAAACTTTGTTTGGACTGGCTGGGAAGAGAGGTCCTCTCTGCTCTTTCTCAGGTTCCTCTTCGAGCTGCGAAGACCACGAAACCTCCAGAAGTCAGCCCTGTCACCCCCTGCTGTTTTGGGGAGAGTGTATTGCACGCTGGAGAGCTGCTCCGCTCTATTGACAAATGGCAGAAAGACAGAGGCAGTTCTTAAAGTAACACAAGCTAATGGGTGTGTCATAAACTTGGCACAGCTAACTTCAACACTGCCAATACCTAAGGACATTACATGGCAATGATAATCATAACAAATTGAATACAAATAGGGGACCTGACTGTCTATTGTTGTGACAAACATTTATCCAGCATGTCACTCGTTGAGATAACTGATGTACGATTCAAGCCAAAGCAGACACATATGTCTGTTAGGATGCCGTCACCTGTTTTTGTTGGGGATGATACCCCTCTCCACCTCTTGGTGGTTCTTGCCGATGCGAATAGCCAGCCAGGAGCCCAGCTTGCCGTTATAGAGGGTGTCCACCACACGGAACACCTCACCCTTGTTAAAGCTTAACCCATACGGAGATTCCTTCTCATACTCAAAGTGTGTCCGGATGTAGAAGGAGTCACCGACATCTGACTCCACTATCCGCCGATACACTGAACAGGAAAGAGCAGTGAGTTAGGAACACCAGGCCAATGTGACCAATAGAAATTAATCTCTTGtctcatctcttctctcatctcCTTACTCACTTCACTTACCATCTTTCTTCTTCTGGGCCAGAATGGTGACCTCTTCACCCTTAGGAAGGTCAAGGAGAAACAGCACCGCCTCCTCTCGGATTATGTTTGCAAAATCTACATTATTTACCTGGAATTTGGGAACACAGAGGTTACTGCTTTATGCTTTCCACAGAAAAACTTTAAGGACTTTTAAGTTTAAGTTAAGGAGTAGGCTTTATTGTTCATAAAATGCGTGAGTGTAAATCTCTATTTAGATAAAGGTTTACATAGCTCTTCCTGTTCTCAGTATTGCCTGGGTAACTGCAGGTTTTACTGCACTGCAAGAACTCAAGTAATTCCTCATTATACTTggagaaaggaggaggtggTACAAACAGCAAGATATATGGCTTTGAGGAAATGGGACAAACACAGCGAGAGGAAACACAGTTTTTTTGTATGTGCTCCCTCGGGGCCATTGCTAAGAGACCAGCCCGGAGGTACAGGAATTTTGGAGCAGCTAGTGTGTAAAACCATgaataaaatttttttttttaaaaaaggcgaAAAGCTTGAGGACGCATACCCCATAAAACATGGCTGTTTACAGACACTATCAGGTACCCATTGTTAAaacaaggagaagaaaaaacaatccTTTGTAACAGAATAAGAGCTCTAAGTTTTGGACATATAACTTTTTACAATCTCATTTTTACAACAACTCTTAAATTCAAAAACAACCACTTGATTTCAGCTGTCAGGTTATACACTTGATGTGTTAAAAATTAAGTATCTCACCCTGAGAATTTGGTCGCCCTCCTCCAGGCCCTCCTTAGCAGCTGGGCTATCCTCCAGCACTCCGGCTACGAAGATGCCCACGTCATTCCCCCCAGCCAGCCGCAGCCCCACACTCTCCCCCTTCTTGAACTTTACCAGCTTCATGCTTGGCCTGGGGATGGGGAATAAATACAATAGTTGAGCTGATTTTATCTGACATGACACCATTTGATGGCATTTCCCTCTTTCCAATGCAAACTTCACTTTATGAATAGTTTAGTGACTCTTGGATGCCAGCCAAGCTTCTCTTTTGTTGGGACTCTTTAGTGAGCTTACAAACTGTAAAattgttcaataaaaaaaagaacacaacatCTGAATATCTCTGCTAGGTGCTACGTGCCACGAAATACACATTTCTTAGCAGCATTGACATCTTTGCCTTGTGGCAGCAAAAATGCCCTGCTTTGTATATATAATTGAGGGCAGGATGTAAACAGAAGCATTTTGTAAACTGTCAGCTGCTGTTCCAAGATGTGCTGTTATGTGAACTGCAGGTTAAAATTCCTCCCTCACGGTTGCCTTCTCTTTTTAAAAGTGAACTGAGAACTCATTGAGTGAGGCGCTCACAAAAGGTCACATAGTAGCTTTTGTCTTAGATTTTAAGAAGACTTAAATATTTGATGGTATGACATATTACACTGTTAATATTACCGTAGGATGCTATCGTCATGGGCAGCGCTTGGCACAGGGGCATCAGAGGGACTCACTGGCAGGTCTACATCTGGCTGTCCAGGCTGAGCGTACACTGGCTTGGGCTCTGAacaaaccacacaaacaaactcacgTTATTAATGCAGACAGATGATGAACACATAAAAATGCactgaacatgtttaaaaacaaagtaatacTCCCTGAAACACGCTCACAACTTAACAATATTGCAAATACATATGTTAAAGTGAGAACAAGTACAccaatgaaaaaacacaactgttcAAAACCACACATAGGCAAAGTATTatctcacacagacaaacacacacacacatacactcaaggCACACAGTGTCCTGAGCATGGAGGTCAAACAGAAAGGcagcacagtgctgcaggctggGGAGGAACGTCAGACTCGATCAACTCATATGGTTTATTTTCACTTGGCTCCAGGCAAACTCAGCCAGGCTCAGCAGGCGTCTGGATCTAACTTTTGGTAGTTGTGCTTTTAAAAAGGGCAAAAATGACTGGTTCAAACAAGATTTCATGTTACTATCATGAAGTAATTTAATCTTCTACTGCTTATGATGGACAGGGAAATCCATGCTAACGTGTTGTATTTGCTCACAGGTATGGAAACAAGACACAAATTATGGGTGTACTAAGATATGTTCTGATTTACAAATAATATgtcttgcatgcacacacaatgaTCTGGTTTAATGGCTGACCTGGGAGTGGTGGGAGCTGCTTCTCTTCTCTAGCCGTTTCCTTCGGTTTGGGCAGAGGAACCTCCTCTGCTAGCTTCGCCGGTGTTGAAGCTGGCTTCGATATACGTTCGTCATCGCGACTTCTGTGACTGCAGGCAAAAATAGATGTCTTTGTATGATTTATCTTTAGAAAAGGAATACATGACATTATAAATAGTGTATTCTGGAGATGTAGAGCTTGGAGGCAACTACAGAGCTTTAAGGCTACATCTTGACTACACGCAACAATACCAAGGCTGTACACCACTCAATAAAAAACCTAGACTGAAACTTCCTCTGCAGTCGACACTCACtggctgagaaaataaaaaacaggcagaaaaaaaaaaaaaaactgtctgagGCTGCATCTTATTCTTGAAGGTCACCACTTTGTCTTTCCACTCTTTTGTGCTCTATTTTTAGAGCAGCTTATCTAAGGTGTCAGAGTGGATTCTGTCCTCTAGGTGAATTTCACTGTGTGGCTCTGGCTTTAGACCAGCAATGACTTCAATGCCAGTTTTAAAACAGTAAGGCTGTGTAAACTGATACACAGTGACCCTGGCCAATTACGAGTCAGATAATTGTAAATGATGACAGAATTTCCCTGTGTTTTGATAAATGTTGACATTCCTGATGTGTCTCAAATGAGAAATCAGAAGGGAACATAAGTAAGCAAAGCAGGCTGTCCAGTGGCACGGCTTTATGGCTCCAAGTCCAACCTCCTGGTCACATGGCTGCTCACTGGCACAACTTTACTGGCAAAACACTGCTTTATTCACAGGATGAGTGACAAAGTCACCATAAAGGACCGTGTTTTTAACTGCCAACTTCCTGAACTGAGAGAAAAGGTCACAGGTCACCGATCAGGTTCAGATAAACAATAACATCCTGTCAAAGGATCTCCTTCCTGTTAATTAAAATACTTTCGTAAATGAATTACTTAAACCTAGCCTAGATGTGTCATAAGTAAATTActaaacatttttgcttttggcCTCATAACATACAAAATTACACATATAATAAGGAGAAAGATCTTAGCTAAAAGAAAAGACAGTGACACTGATAGTTGGTGATGGCCTTTTGTCCCTTCATTGTTACAGCCATTTGTCCCTGTGCCAAACATGCAGTTTGCCCACCAAAACATTCAGGGATCCTGTGACACTTTAACAGGACTCTGTCATCTCAAGTCAAAACAAGATGTGTCACTGAATAATTTATGTTGTATAAAGTCACTTCAGCAATATTCCACTAGGTAATAATTTACTGTTAGACAAAACTCTGATTATCCTGGCACAAATTCATAATTTCTCTATTGCAAAGATGAGTTGTTTGTAAAAGTCCTAAAACCTAAGAATAGACATACTTGTCTATTAATCTACATTAAATCTATTCAAGATCTATTACCACTACTAT from the Siniperca chuatsi isolate FFG_IHB_CAS linkage group LG4, ASM2008510v1, whole genome shotgun sequence genome contains:
- the tjp1b gene encoding tight junction protein ZO-1 isoform X14; protein product: MEETVIWEQHTVTLHRAPGFGFGIAISGGRDNPHFQSGETSIVISDVLKGGPAEGLLQENDRVVMVNAVSMDNVEHAYAVQQLRKSGKIAKITIRRKRKVHVPMGRLGERETMSEHDEEEDSYDEEIYETRSGRSGAYSGVGGAVGRRSGRSSGRRDRERERSGSRERSLSPRSDRRSHNLPPRPAKVTLVKSRKNEAEYGLRLASHIFVKDISPESLAARDGNIQEGDVVLKINGTVTENLSLIDAKKLIERSKGKLKMVVQRDDRATLLNIPDLDDSIASANASDRDDISDIHSLASDHSNRSHDRHRSSRSRSPDRRSEPSDHSRHSPPQISNGSWRIPHRSRDDERISKPASTPAKLAEEVPLPKPKETAREEKQLPPLPEPKPVYAQPGQPDVDLPVSPSDAPVPSAAHDDSILRPSMKLVKFKKGESVGLRLAGGNDVGIFVAGVLEDSPAAKEGLEEGDQILRVNNVDFANIIREEAVLFLLDLPKGEEVTILAQKKKDVYRRIVESDVGDSFYIRTHFEYEKESPYGLSFNKGEVFRVVDTLYNGKLGSWLAIRIGKNHQEVERGIIPNKNRAEQLSSVQYTLPKTAGGDRADFWRFRGLRSSKRNLRKSREDLSSQPVQTKFPAYERVVLREAGFLRPVVIFGPIADVAREKLSREEPDLFELAKSEPRDAGTDQRSSGIIRLHTIKQIIDRDKHAVLDITPNAVDRLNYAQWYPIVVFLNPDNKQGVKNMRTRLCPESRKSARKLYERAIKLRKNNHHLFTTTINLNNMNDGWYGALKETIQQQQNQLVWVSEGKADGTTEDDLDIHDDRLSYLSAPGSEYSMYSTDSRHTSDYEDTDTEGGAYTDQELDETLNDEVGLPTEPAITRSSEPVREDPPVIQDTPGYPGYQHPVQPDPASRIDPAGFKMAVPQQQDEAALPMPSLPPTVVAPPAVEQPVQLEGMHLEEPPAAAAAPQADSLSSPSPAPELIQPPPPPHEPHPSGPPGPEPKMYKKDLYNMEDPVRINHGLKPSMSYSHQPPYQDKQPYREYDHPPYGYDGGGYTEPKPHNTDSHLHYDNRVPHYNEQWPPYDQQTSSSQPAGYQPGHQQPMGYNPRSPYEDAPGRDYSPPQPRYDEAPPVGYDGRPRHSKPGPIRYDEPPPPAGYEARSPYEAEPHSFPINSPRSPEAPKQYYGDSGLRPTYIPGPPNRGYKPGMHEPMMNSESTISPPKPETLPSPGEPAITPGSKPLPPPPREDLDEDPAMKPQSVLNRVKMFENKRSVSMDRAKEGESSALRPADVPKPVSAPGPVLKANSLSNLEQEKSTYRAPEPQKPHTKPMDDVVRSNHYDPDEDEEYYRKQLSYFDRRSFDSKAMGQPSPGINRFHDLPKPAQLSYPYNRVESVEKVSPVEKRYEPLPQISPSSQYGPPASAIPPNTLPKLSPIEANSIPEPLSSPNPKPELAALRPASRDEPTPGGYLPPRGLPDKSPVNGTDAAPPKTLGAPAPTNYNRYVPKPYTNSARPFERKFDSPKFNHNLLPNDIQVKTDLLSKPSVVSNSGGKPQLSPQPLDHDSGLDTFTRTMDNRPKYQHNNINAIPKAIPVSPSTLDDDEEDEGHTVVATARGIFNCNGGVLSSIETGVSIIIPQGAIPESVEQEIYFKVCRDNSILPPLDKEKGETLLSPLVMCGPHGLKFLKPVELRLPHCASMTPDGWSFALKSSDSSSGDPKTWQNKSLPGDPNYLVGANCVSVLIDHF
- the tjp1b gene encoding tight junction protein ZO-1 isoform X13: MIEAPVVEPGNRHTEPLSLRSAAMEETVIWEQHTVTLHRAPGFGFGIAISGGRDNPHFQSGETSIVISDVLKGGPAEGLLQENDRVVMVNAVSMDNVEHAYAVQQLRKSGKIAKITIRRKRKVHVPMGRLGERETMSEHDEEEDSYDEEIYETRSGRSGAYSGVGGAVGRRSGRSSGRRDRERERSGSRERSLSPRSDRRSHNLPPRPAKVTLVKSRKNEAEYGLRLASHIFVKDISPESLAARDGNIQEGDVVLKINGTVTENLSLIDAKKLIERSKGKLKMVVQRDDRATLLNIPDLDDSIASANASDRDDISDIHSLASDHSNRSHDRHRSSRSRSPDRRSEPSDHSRHSPPQISNGSWRIPHRSRDDERISKPASTPAKLAEEVPLPKPKETAREEKQLPPLPEPKPVYAQPGQPDVDLPVSPSDAPVPSAAHDDSILRPSMKLVKFKKGESVGLRLAGGNDVGIFVAGVLEDSPAAKEGLEEGDQILRVNNVDFANIIREEAVLFLLDLPKGEEVTILAQKKKDVYRRIVESDVGDSFYIRTHFEYEKESPYGLSFNKGEVFRVVDTLYNGKLGSWLAIRIGKNHQEVERGIIPNKNRAEQLSSVQYTLPKTAGGDRADFWRFRGLRSSKRNLRKSREDLSSQPVQTKFPAYERVVLREAGFLRPVVIFGPIADVAREKLSREEPDLFELAKSEPRDAGTDQRSSGIIRLHTIKQIIDRDKHAVLDITPNAVDRLNYAQWYPIVVFLNPDNKQGVKNMRTRLCPESRKSARKLYERAIKLRKNNHHLFTTTINLNNMNDGWYGALKETIQQQQNQLVWVSEGKADGTTEDDLDIHDDRLSYLSAPGSEYSMYSTDSRHTSDYEDTDTEGGAYTDQELDETLNDEVGLPTEPAITRSSEPVREDPPVIQDTPGYPGYQHPVQPDPASRIDPAGFKMAVPQQQDEAALPMPSLPPTVVAPPAVEQPVQLEGMHLEEPPAAAAAPQADSLSSPSPAPELIQPPPPPHEPHPSGPPGPEPKMYKKDLYNMEDPVRINHGLKPSMSYSHQPPYQDKQPYREYDHPPYGYDGGGYTEPKPHNTDSHLHYDNRVPHYNEQWPPYDQQTSSSQPAGYQPGHQQPMGYNPRSPYEDAPGRDYSPPQPRYDEAPPVGYDGRPRHSKPGPIRYDEPPPPAGYEARSPYEAEPHSFPINSPRSPEAPKQYYGDSGLRPTYIPGPPNRGYKPGMHEPMMNSESTISPPKPETLPSPGEPAITPGSKPLPPPPREDLDEDPAMKPQSVLNRVKMFENKRSVSMDRAKEGESSALRPADVPKPVSAPGPVLKANSLSNLEQEKSTYRAPEPQKPHTKPMDDVVRSNHYDPDEDEEYYRKQLSYFDRRSFDSKAMGQPSPGINRFHDLPKPAQLSYPYNRVESVEKVSPVEKRYEPLPQISPSSQYGPPASAIPPNTLPKLSPIEANSIPEPLSSPNPKPELAALRPASRDEPTPGGYLPPRGLPDKSPVNGTDAAPPKTLGAPAPTNYNRYVPKPYTNSARPFERKFDSPKFNHNLLPNDIQVKTDLLSKPSVVSNSGGKPQLSPQPLDHDSGLDTFTRTMDNRPKYQHNNINAIPKAIPVSPSTLDDDEEDEGHTVVATARGIFNCNGGVLSSIETGVSIIIPQGAIPESVEQEIYFKVCRDNSILPPLDKEKGETLLSPLVMCGPHGLKFLKPVELRLPHCASMTPDGWSFALKSSDSSSGDPKTWQNKSLPGDPNYLVGANCVSVLIDHF
- the tjp1b gene encoding tight junction protein ZO-1 isoform X12, which produces MVTEPPQEMQYANKAMIHPSPTAGSITAASSVSTIQGKPSLRRIKGRIHRSKSLDSIDLLDSNSAAMEETVIWEQHTVTLHRAPGFGFGIAISGGRDNPHFQSGETSIVISDVLKGGPAEGLLQENDRVVMVNAVSMDNVEHAYAVQQLRKSGKIAKITIRRKRKVHVPMGRLGERETMSEHDEEEDSYDEEIYETRSGRSGAYSGVGGAVGRRSGRSSGRRDRERERSGSRERSLSPRSDRRSHNLPPRPAKVTLVKSRKNEAEYGLRLASHIFVKDISPESLAARDGNIQEGDVVLKINGTVTENLSLIDAKKLIERSKGKLKMVVQRDDRATLLNIPDLDDSIASANASDRDDISDIHSLASDHSNRSHDRHRSSRSRSPDRRSEPSDHSRHSPPQISNGSWRIPHRSRDDERISKPASTPAKLAEEVPLPKPKETAREEKQLPPLPEPKPVYAQPGQPDVDLPVSPSDAPVPSAAHDDSILRPSMKLVKFKKGESVGLRLAGGNDVGIFVAGVLEDSPAAKEGLEEGDQILRVNNVDFANIIREEAVLFLLDLPKGEEVTILAQKKKDVYRRIVESDVGDSFYIRTHFEYEKESPYGLSFNKGEVFRVVDTLYNGKLGSWLAIRIGKNHQEVERGIIPNKNRAEQLSSVQYTLPKTAGGDRADFWRFRGLRSSKRNLRKSREDLSSQPVQTKFPAYERVVLREAGFLRPVVIFGPIADVAREKLSREEPDLFELAKSEPRDAGTDQRSSGIIRLHTIKQIIDRDKHAVLDITPNAVDRLNYAQWYPIVVFLNPDNKQGVKNMRTRLCPESRKSARKLYERAIKLRKNNHHLFTTTINLNNMNDGWYGALKETIQQQQNQLVWVSEGKADGTTEDDLDIHDDRLSYLSAPGSEYSMYSTDSRHTSDYEDTDTEGGAYTDQELDETLNDEVGLPTEPAITRSSEPVREDPPVIQDTPGYPGYQHPVQPDPASRIDPAGFKMAVPQQQDEAALPMPSLPPTVVAPPAVEQPVQLEGMHLEEPPAAAAAPQADSLSSPSPAPELIQPPPPPHEPHPSGPPGPEPKMYKKDLYNMEDPVRINHGLKPSMSYSHQPPYQDKQPYREYDHPPYGYDGGGYTEPKPHNTDSHLHYDNRVPHYNEQWPPYDQQTSSSQPAGYQPGHQQPMGYNPRSPYEDAPGRDYSPPQPRYDEAPPVGYDGRPRHSKPGPIRYDEPPPPAGYEARSPYEAEPHSFPINSPRSPEAPKQYYGDSGLRPTYIPGPPNRGYKPGMHEPMMNSESTISPPKPETLPSPGEPAITPGSKPLPPPPREDLDEDPAMKPQSVLNRVKMFENKRSVSMDRAKEGESSALRPADVPKPVSAPGPVLKANSLSNLEQEKSTYRAPEPQKPHTKPMDDVVRSNHYDPDEDEEYYRKQLSYFDRRSFDSKAMGQPSPGINRFHDLPKPAQLSYPYNRVESVEKVSPVEKRYEPLPQISPSSQYGPPASAIPPNTLPKLSPIEANSIPEPLSSPNPKPELAALRPASRDEPTPGGYLPPRGLPDKSPVNGTDAAPPKTLGAPAPTNYNRYVPKPYTNSARPFERKFDSPKFNHNLLPNDIQVKTDLLSKPSVVSNSGGKPQLSPQPLDHDSGLDTFTRTMDNRPKYQHNNINAIPKAIPVSPSTLDDDEEDEGHTVVATARGIFNCNGGVLSSIETGVSIIIPQGAIPESVEQEIYFKVCRDNSILPPLDKEKGETLLSPLVMCGPHGLKFLKPVELRLPHCASMTPDGWSFALKSSDSSSGDPKTWQNKSLPGDPNYLVGANCVSVLIDHF